The following proteins come from a genomic window of Flavobacterium crocinum:
- a CDS encoding glutamine--tRNA ligase/YqeY domain fusion protein: MASEEKSLNFIEQIIEEDVKSGLSNTKLRFRFPPEPNGYLHIGHASSIALNFGLGIDYQSPVNLRFDDTNPEKEEQEFVDAIKKDVEWLGYKWAEECYASDYFQQLYDWAVLLIKKDKAYVDSQTSEEMAIQKGTPTTPGTDSPYRNRSVEENLDLFERMKNGEFEAGTHILRAKIDMKSTNMLMRDPIMYRILHKHHHRTGDAWKIYPMYDWAHGQSDYLEQISHSFCTLEFLPHRELYDWFLDQIFDDNKLRPKQREFARRNLSHTVVSKRKLQQLVKEKHVNGWDDPRMSTISGLRRRGYTAASLRNFANTIGIAKRDNLINVSVLEFCIREDLNKIAPRVMAVLDPVKLVITNYPEGKEEWLEAENNQEDENAGFRKVPFSRELYIEREDFLEEAPAKFFRLTLGKEVRLKNAYIIKGESVVKDSEGNITEIHVTYDTDSLSGSGTEASQRKVSGTLHWVSISHALEAEVRLYDRLFTDEAPDSYKDKNFLDFVNPNSLEIVTGYVEPSLATAQNEDKFQFQRLGYFTVDKDSTASKLVFNKTVGLKDAWEEKGKKEENSINNSLKDINKYFKVETKPERIAIESAIGENIKNISSFSLLQNSLKKNINNNKASLLFSQFILKYSNWKSTDFEEEDVKKLYSMSLKSESTYVRSKALLNLRDIESESFKNQFDDEILKLYSNPPKNASERENEILAEMVKK; this comes from the coding sequence ATGGCATCAGAAGAGAAATCACTCAATTTTATTGAACAAATCATAGAGGAAGACGTAAAATCAGGTCTTTCAAATACTAAACTTCGCTTTCGTTTTCCACCAGAACCAAATGGTTATTTACACATTGGACACGCGAGTTCTATTGCGTTAAATTTTGGTTTAGGAATTGATTATCAATCTCCTGTGAATTTACGTTTTGATGATACAAACCCTGAAAAAGAAGAACAGGAATTTGTTGATGCTATTAAAAAAGATGTCGAATGGCTAGGTTACAAATGGGCAGAAGAATGTTATGCATCAGATTATTTTCAACAATTGTATGATTGGGCTGTTTTATTAATTAAAAAAGATAAAGCGTATGTTGACAGTCAAACTTCTGAAGAAATGGCGATCCAAAAAGGAACTCCAACTACTCCAGGAACTGACAGTCCGTACAGAAATCGTTCTGTTGAAGAAAACTTAGATTTATTCGAAAGAATGAAAAACGGTGAATTTGAGGCTGGTACACATATTCTTCGTGCAAAAATTGACATGAAATCAACAAACATGTTAATGCGTGATCCTATCATGTATAGAATTTTACACAAACATCACCACAGAACTGGAGATGCGTGGAAAATCTATCCAATGTACGATTGGGCACACGGACAAAGTGATTATTTAGAGCAAATTTCACATTCATTTTGTACACTTGAATTCTTGCCTCACCGTGAATTATACGATTGGTTTTTAGATCAAATTTTTGACGATAATAAACTCCGTCCAAAGCAAAGAGAATTTGCCAGACGTAACTTATCACACACTGTTGTTAGTAAAAGAAAATTACAGCAACTAGTTAAAGAAAAGCATGTTAACGGTTGGGATGATCCGAGAATGTCAACCATTTCTGGATTAAGAAGACGTGGTTATACAGCTGCTTCATTACGTAATTTTGCTAATACAATTGGTATTGCAAAACGCGATAATTTGATCAATGTATCGGTTTTAGAATTTTGTATTCGTGAAGATTTGAACAAAATTGCACCTCGTGTAATGGCTGTTTTAGATCCTGTAAAACTGGTAATTACCAATTATCCTGAAGGAAAAGAAGAGTGGTTAGAAGCAGAAAACAATCAGGAAGATGAAAATGCAGGATTTAGAAAAGTGCCTTTTTCTCGTGAATTATACATTGAAAGAGAAGACTTTTTGGAAGAAGCTCCAGCTAAATTTTTCCGTTTGACTTTAGGAAAAGAAGTTCGTCTTAAAAATGCTTATATCATTAAAGGAGAATCAGTTGTAAAAGATTCAGAAGGTAATATTACAGAAATTCACGTTACTTATGATACTGATTCTTTAAGCGGAAGCGGAACAGAAGCAAGTCAAAGGAAAGTATCTGGAACCTTACATTGGGTTTCTATTTCGCATGCATTGGAAGCTGAAGTTCGTTTGTACGATCGTTTGTTTACAGATGAAGCTCCGGATAGTTATAAAGACAAAAATTTCTTAGATTTTGTGAATCCAAATTCATTAGAAATTGTAACCGGATATGTTGAACCAAGTTTAGCAACAGCTCAAAATGAAGATAAATTTCAGTTTCAACGTTTAGGATATTTTACTGTTGATAAGGACTCAACTGCTTCAAAATTAGTATTTAACAAAACGGTTGGATTGAAAGATGCCTGGGAAGAAAAAGGCAAAAAAGAAGAAAACAGCATTAATAATTCTTTGAAAGATATCAACAAATATTTTAAAGTTGAGACTAAACCAGAGAGAATTGCAATTGAAAGTGCAATAGGGGAGAACATCAAAAATATCTCCAGTTTTTCACTTTTACAGAATTCTTTAAAGAAGAATATCAACAATAATAAGGCTTCATTGTTATTTTCTCAGTTTATTTTGAAATATTCAAACTGGAAATCTACAGATTTTGAAGAAGAAGATGTTAAGAAGTTATATTCAATGTCTTTAAAGAGTGAATCGACTTATGTAAGATCAAAAGCACTTTTAAATTTAAGAGATATTGAAAGTGAAAGTTTCAAAAATCAGTTTGATGACGAAATTTTGAAATTATATTCAAATCCTCCAAAAAATGCATCGGAGAGAGAAAATGAAATTTTAGCAGAAATGGTAAAAAAGTAA
- the folB gene encoding dihydroneopterin aldolase, translating to MGVIKLKNIRTFSYHGCLIEEGKIGSDYTVDLKIKTNLQKSAETDHLLDTVDYVHLNKIVTEEMAIRSHLLEHVAKRINIRVLAEIETVEKTTVWVSKINPPIGGDVESVTIKMTEIRK from the coding sequence ATGGGAGTCATTAAACTTAAAAACATACGCACTTTTTCATATCACGGATGTTTAATTGAAGAAGGAAAAATTGGATCTGACTATACAGTAGATCTAAAAATTAAAACAAATTTACAGAAATCAGCCGAAACAGATCATCTTTTAGACACTGTTGACTACGTACATTTGAACAAAATTGTCACAGAAGAAATGGCAATTCGTTCGCATTTATTGGAACATGTAGCCAAAAGAATCAATATTCGAGTGCTGGCAGAGATAGAAACAGTAGAAAAAACAACAGTTTGGGTTTCTAAAATTAATCCGCCTATTGGTGGTGATGTTGAGTCAGTTACTATAAAAATGACGGAAATTAGGAAGTAA